The window TtcaaataagaaatattaatgaaagccattttgaaaaagCCAAAGTTCATTCCTAGTTTAATTAATTACTGATGATAAGCttttatcattaaaaatgtatattatgaCAATAATTTCAGATGcaaattgttttctgttttatatcATCACAATAATCAGTTGTCTGTTTTATTGAAAGGTTAGAAATATTAAGAACTGTAATGATGGACATTATTCAATTCTTTACCATGAAGATATTttacaaaatggaaaataagaataagatgtgcagtatttgttttgttttgtttttttttttcatttatttcatgtgCTGCACATATGTGCATACAGTATTAATATtgtttgaaatgtaaatatttaaatagtttcCAATTGACTAATCTGTATGTTTTcccatttttgaaaaaaaaaaaaagttcctttaAATGTTTAGTAATTAGGGATGCAACAGCATATCATTAGGTTTGATAGCTGTACCACCATCTATATTGAGGGAATATAGATTATTGTTTAAAGTGGATTTGTTAAGAGAATTGCTCTCAGTAATGTAGAAAACAACAATGAATTAGAACAGTTTCCTAATTTTCAATCCCGCAAGAAGAAACTTCATACTCCATACTGCAGACAAACAGCATCTCCATACTTGCTGTAAGCTTAAACAGTAAATGTACTATATTAATGTATGCACAGCTTTATGATAATGcactgttcagtgtgtgttgtgagtaTGCTCATGGTTTTCTATGATACATTGTGCGTatattcatgtttgtttatgatgtattttgtgtgtgtgtgtgtgtgtgtatcagaggAGTGGCCATGCTCACAGCGTTCAGGGTCAGGAGAGAAATgcctcatgtgtgtgtgaggtgaacagCTCGATCTGGGCTTTTCCTGTTACCAAGTATGACGTCGTGACACAAGTGCTGCAAAACTGCCAAGACTCACTGCAAAAACTCCAGacacaggtcacacacacacacacacacacacacacacacaaacttcatgAACACCATAGCCACATCACTCTCTGGATAAACACCAAACACACCTTACACACTGCGACAAAACACCAAACACAGGTCACACGCACTGCAACGACACCATTTTATTACAGAGTTCATATTAAAATGATCCTATCCTAAATATTTTCAAAACTGACCAATAAAAACAGTCCTTGTTATTTGTTTTGGGTGTGACCGTACAAGAGCTAAACTGAAATCGAATTTGAAATGTCAGTGTTGGAATAAATTGtaataaacattcattttggCTGACAGACGGTGACGGGTGTGAAGACGGTGCCTGAGATGGAGGCCACACTGAATAATGTGATGCAACGGCTGAAAAGGTTCCAGTACCTGAACAATCAGGGCCTGTACAACGCGCTACACCTGAACCAGCTCAGCCAAGAGATCCAGCAGCTACACGACACCATGAATAATGTAGATCTGGACAAAGCTGGAGGGGAGGCACAGCGGATAAGTACAGAGGTATACGTTGGGGAATAATGCATCTCCTTGGTATTCACCACATGTTATGGTCACATGGGCAGTATCCTTCTACATCactgtatttattaatatttctaaacataagtgtaaaataaatatatttgcatgTACTTGTATTTCAGTTGCAAAAGTTTCAGGAAGATGTGAACAAGATGTACAGGAAAAATGTCTTCAACTTAGAAACAATGAGGGAGAAGCTGCGGTCCCTCAATAACCGTGTCCAGAACTGCAGGACCATTCCACAAGACTTCAGGAGTAAGTGCATTAAAATTTTTCACTGGAAACTTACCATGTCGTGAACAAAGCCTACTTAGCAATGTAAGATCATAGACTTGTAGGTACTAGACATGACTTTCAAAATGGCCACCATGTACTTCCAAGTAGAACAAGCCATAAGGTTTTTGGAAGTATTACCAATTTTGGCTTTGACTTAGATTTCTAATGAATAAACCAGTGGTGAGAAACAACACCCTGACccaacatggggaaaaaaaaaacttgattcAAAAGGGAACgtatcctcttctgggtgacaccccATAGTGAGATTATAGATCATAagagtatacaggtgtagatgagtaaagacaaacagtactaagtgtgttaaAAGGATATGAGCGGATTGTGAATAAGCTTCGAGGCATgaacacaggacagtctttatgattacagcagcagttcttacatacaaatctacagtatccaggtgagattcaACACTAAAGCAACGATGAGACTTGACAtgtatccatgtgggaccaAAGCAGAAGGTGAGCCACAGAAGTAAAGCATTAGGATGGATGAGACAGATCCGGAGAGCGAGAGGATACACAGTAGAAATGTGTCCAGATTTGTCACTAGCATCACATCAGGcactttttgtgatttttaaataatattttctgtGCTACAGGCTCTTGTTATGATCGCATGATGAGAAATATCAGTGCTCCTGTGGTCATTAAGATGAACCCATTCAGTTCGTCCTACATCGCTGGAGCATGGGGTCATGACATTGACACTGATGGTGAAGAAACATACTGGATCCAGCCTCTAGCTAGTGGACACAGGTTGGGCATCTCTCTGCGCTTCTACCAGACTTATGAGGACTTCATGGCTGAAAGGAACCACAGAGATGAATCGGTGGCTAACTCATACACTCACGCTAATGCGATTCAGGGTCCAGGGACTATAATTTTCAAGGGTGTTGTGTATTATCAATGCTATAATTTGCCCGAACTCTGTGCCTTTGATTTGAAAACCAAGCAAGTCGAACGTCTCACACTTCCTGATGCTGGGTTCAACAACAAATTCCCCTACTGTTACTACAACTGCTTCGATTGGACGGACATCAACCTCTCAGCTGATGACAAGGGCTTGTGGGTAATGTACGCTACAGAAGCTAACCACGGGAACATGGTCGTGAGTCGAGTGGACATTGAAGGCTTCAATGTGACACACACGTGGAAGACACGCCTGTTCAAGCGCTCTGTGACCAACACCTTCATGGTGTGTGGGGTGCTTTACGCAACTCGCTACATAAACACCTACAAAGAGGAAGTGTTCTACGCCTTCGACACGACCACAGGGATGGAGGACAACACGCTCTCGATCCCTATGGAGAAGGTGGCAGCGGGCATCGCCAACCTTCACTACAATCCCACAGACATGAGGCTCTACATGTACAATGGTGGCTACATGCTCGCATACCAAGCTTACTTCTGAAAAGCTAGATTCGAATATGCATTCAATTCCCTGTACCATAACCTTATACTATAATATACCATATACCATATTCTTCTTTAGTTGATCTAGTCTCTTTCATTGTAGTAGCCAgccatttttttctcatttgcacctctaataagacaaaaatctAATATGTTTCAAATTGATATCTATTGTATGAACTTATGTAAACTCAGAGTATGCTCAAAGTAATGCTTcattaaagagaaataaatcttTCATGTCGACAGATGACAGGATATGTGCTGTGACATAGATTATAAAATAGCTGAATATGTTTCACATCTTGGCTTCTAACGTTCATGCAAAGAAGTTCAtcctagaagtaagctttcatctctggatggcctttcagtTACATCATGTGGATCAGTGTAAGagcttggtgtgattattgactacAGTCTCTCATTTGAAGCTCACAACTTGGATAGccttttttcatctcagaaatttTGTTAAGATtagaaatactgtataaaaagTGTTGTAATTTCCACACAATTCACCTGATTTGGATTACCATCAAACTGAAGCTGAATGTCTGCAGTTTGAGCATTCAGTATTCCTTATTTAAGGTCAGCTTCAATATATTGTGTTAGCCAGCTAAAATAACAGTAACTTTGTCAATGttgaaatatttatggacctgactgtacaaGTACAAAGTCAAATGACATGTcatgtgtaaatttgaagtggatatatgcactggGATTATATTAAGTAGCGTAAACAAAGTGTCTTAATACTTATTTCTGCTCAATATATAATCATAAGCAAGAAGTCGAATAGTTGGTAAGTTTCTAACCTATTGTTTTCATAGGTAAAAATATTCCTTTGCAGGAGTTGGAAATGGCtgggtaataataatatttaaaaaaaaaaaagcatttgagACCACACTGCACAGGCATTAACATAAGGTCATGTTTTATTGATCAAGAGGTGTTTCCATAATAACTGCGAAACATAACTTGTTCAGATATTATTCTCAGGAATAAAGAAACTAAAACAACtgacaaatgtttaaaaaatcagtCATGACATTTAAAAGATCCCAATTTTCTAATGGTATAAACCACTAGCATCTATAGAAAGGGTGATCTGCATCATTGTCACACAGCTGAATGAGAAGATGACAGTTTAATGAAATACAGAATTGCATGAGATGACAGTTGATTGAAGTTTACTGAAAGACAGCATCATACGACACGATGTATGCGTCACTGTAGGCGTAGAGCATTCGGTCTCGTGGGTTGTAATTTAGAGACTGGATATTGGTCTGCATTTTCTTGATGCGGATCTTCAGATCATAGCGCTCCTCACTTGTCTCTGTGTCGAATGAGTAGAAGATttcctctgtctgtttgtccagGAAGCGTGTGGCGTAAAGCACTCCGCATGCCACGAAGGTGTTAGTGGCAGTGCGCTTGTGCAATGATGTCCGCCACGTTCGGCCTAAAGATGGAGGACTTCCTTCTTTCACCTCGCTAAGGATCACGTTGCCAAAATTGTCAGGTGCCGTGTAGACGACCCAGACACCAGATTCATCTGTGGTGAAATCCAAGTCTGTGTAGATGTACGTGGCGTCCAAGTGGCCGAAAGGAAATTTGTTATTGAAGCCAGAGTTTTGTGGAAGTGGTGTATTAGTGACGGAGCGGTCAGAAATGTTAAAGCGACAAACCGAGGGTGTATTATAGCAGCCGTAGTATAGCGCGTCTCCATACTGCACCACGTTAGGGCCAATGATTGTGTTTGTGGTGGGATTTGAGGAAGCGATGACTGTGTCCACAGGACCAACGCCTACCAGTATAGTGCTCAAACTGCTGTAATGCCGCACATAGTTGGCAAAAGCATTGCTGCTGGTCAGAGCCACCAGCCAGTACATGTCCTCCTTTCCTGGAGCAGGTTTTGGGTCTTTTCCCCAGGCACCGTAATAGTACGAGGTTCCATACTGGGTGAGGGCGTAAGTTCTAGGGCCAGTCACATTAACCA is drawn from Ictalurus furcatus strain D&B chromosome 8, Billie_1.0, whole genome shotgun sequence and contains these coding sequences:
- the si:ch211-194m7.8 gene encoding olfactomedin yields the protein MEKLRHTQSLIMILLVLLLAAARSGHAHSVQGQERNASCVCEVNSSIWAFPVTKYDVVTQVLQNCQDSLQKLQTQTVTGVKTVPEMEATLNNVMQRLKRFQYLNNQGLYNALHLNQLSQEIQQLHDTMNNVDLDKAGGEAQRISTELQKFQEDVNKMYRKNVFNLETMREKLRSLNNRVQNCRTIPQDFRSSCYDRMMRNISAPVVIKMNPFSSSYIAGAWGHDIDTDGEETYWIQPLASGHRLGISLRFYQTYEDFMAERNHRDESVANSYTHANAIQGPGTIIFKGVVYYQCYNLPELCAFDLKTKQVERLTLPDAGFNNKFPYCYYNCFDWTDINLSADDKGLWVMYATEANHGNMVVSRVDIEGFNVTHTWKTRLFKRSVTNTFMVCGVLYATRYINTYKEEVFYAFDTTTGMEDNTLSIPMEKVAAGIANLHYNPTDMRLYMYNGGYMLAYQAYF
- the LOC128611765 gene encoding olfactomedin-4, with translation MKSTLLSVWTAAFFLTLFFQRVSGKDCVCELKNLQRPFPMEKLDSIHTSANQCTKSITSTQLTEVDVLMLGVQRRLEQLEESVSVLENEDDGDLYGAVSLRIIELELAEVLGLMDKLKKTINSHKGLSESTATKLQNMTEGMKELEAFDLSLVVSKQRENQRIKRELTECQHELQATPQPPTPHPRHCPQGQLVNVTGPRTYALTQYGTSYYYGAWGKDPKPAPGKEDMYWLVALTSSNAFANYVRHYSSLSTILVGVGPVDTVIASSNPTTNTIIGPNVVQYGDALYYGCYNTPSVCRFNISDRSVTNTPLPQNSGFNNKFPFGHLDATYIYTDLDFTTDESGVWVVYTAPDNFGNVILSEVKEGSPPSLGRTWRTSLHKRTATNTFVACGVLYATRFLDKQTEEIFYSFDTETSEERYDLKIRIKKMQTNIQSLNYNPRDRMLYAYSDAYIVSYDAVFQ